AAGATAAATCTGAACAGCAACTCCACCACGCAGTCTTCTTTGTGATATTCCTGCAAATTTCTTACCGTTTATACTTAAATCATAGCTGCCAGGACAATAAGAGCCAACAATTTCACGTGCTTCAATATTGGCATCGTATTTTTTTAGCATCAGCTTGATTAAATCAAGCATCGCATCATAGCCACGATCAATATCAATTCCTTTTTCACTATCAGGAAAAATAAGCGATATATTTAATACATCCTTGTCTAATACAACCGCAAGGCCCCCGGAGTTTCGAACAATCACATGATAACCGTGGTTTTTGAGAAATTGTAAACCTTCCTCTAAATATGGAAGCTTGGTATCTTGTATTCCCAGCACAATCGTTTGATGATGCACCCACGTTCTCACCGTTGCTGGTGACTCATTCTTTCCAACACTTGCACACAAAGTGTCGTCAATTGCAAACGAATGCTTCGCATCAAATTGCGGTCCCAGGCTTGATTGATCAATGATCCGCCATTGTGGCTGATGGATTAAAGAGGAAGGTAATAGATTGGTCATGAAGAATTACTCCTTAAAACAGTTTCGTATAGATTATTATACCACTAACTTCATAGTTAATCGTTCATTCAATTGTGCTAAATGGTGCTTTCTGTATATTTCCAATAAAGTTTTGCTTGGTCATGTGAAAATGTTGGCTATTGTTGATCCTTCTTGGCCTTCATCGGATTATGAACGACATTCCTGCTCTGTTCCGCTCCCGTTTTGTCGTTCATCACCTACCAAAAACAAAAAGACGCAAATCCTTTAATAGAATTCACGTCTCATCATTCATCTTTTAAGCTTGTGCAGCTGTGATTAACGCT
This Metabacillus endolithicus DNA region includes the following protein-coding sequences:
- a CDS encoding lipoate--protein ligase family protein, which gives rise to MTNLLPSSLIHQPQWRIIDQSSLGPQFDAKHSFAIDDTLCASVGKNESPATVRTWVHHQTIVLGIQDTKLPYLEEGLQFLKNHGYHVIVRNSGGLAVVLDKDVLNISLIFPDSEKGIDIDRGYDAMLDLIKLMLKKYDANIEAREIVGSYCPGSYDLSINGKKFAGISQRRLRGGVAVQIYLCVTGSGEERADLIRQFYELSLRNEQTKFTFPVIKPETMSSLSDLLQVELTVEKMLYELLITLKEHSQELISSSLTVDEQLLFQQNLVRMIDRNEKVFKS